The genomic DNA ATAAAAATGAATGGCatgatatttataaataatatgacATAGTCAAAGAGATTGAAATACCCACGTCTTAATAACAACCGATTAATATTATTCCAATTATAAATCTAATTAATAATCATATGCATCActcataattcaacaaaaccTGATTGCAAAGAGTGTTGAAACAAGCCCTTTAAATCTATTATCAAAACGTTTCCGTAAATCTAACTCAATTGATATTGACATTGTATAATAAGTGTCAGGGTAGGATTTCGAACTCTGGACACACCGTTTATTCATCtcaaaagattaatttttagcCACTAggcttgacaaaaaaattgttatttaaaaccgattaaaaaaattgttacttaAAACCGATTTAAATTGTGTCAAAAAAACTTTAACATAGCCTTTTAGATTAGTTATGCAACAAAgggttttaaaagaaaacaaataagtCGGATACATAACCGACTTAAAATGTCTTTGCATATTGGGCTTAATGTAATATCATAACCGACAATTTAAATCACATTGATAACACggatttaaaaaatcatttaaaattcacATTTCAATTACCAAGTTTTGGTGAATACAAAAGTAACGAATATAAGTAATAGCAAGTGTTGTAGATACTAAAAACGAatataatccaaaaattaaCTAATAcgtaaaaaaatcacaataattTCTACTTATATGAAATGTAAAttaaagcaacaacaacaaatgaaataaaaattgacaacaaatatttaaaaatgttgGGAAAAACGTGTTTTAAGAAGTCAATTTTTGgcccgtttgttatagttttttttaaaatagatttttatagtataatatgtttttgttataatttttttaacaaagaaatttttACGGAAAGCTTCAAATGAAAAGTTAGTTTGAATTGCTTATCttaaattgtcattttaaatatttcatcattttgttatgattcttttatattaaaattttgaaaaaatctctaaaaaatagctatttcaaataacttttcataaaaatcatttttgaaagatgtcattttgataaatatgtgatttttactacgtaaaatctcaaacaatgaatatttcaattagtgaatgtcaaaatattttttttaacttttcaaatattaaactatgattaaagttcttaaaaaataaactcaTGCTGGTAAAAAACAtcacacttatttattttttgacgaaACATTACACTTATAAttaaatacaactttttttaattcaccgataaaataaaaattaataaaaatatatatactttttttaaataaaaaaatatatatgtatttgtaTTAATCagttttttatcaatttatatttgtacaaatatatatacttgaaaacaatttatttatatataagggTAGACCGAAGCTCTGTTCTAAATAAACATTAGATAAAAtgtaagaatattttttttttttcaccaatAACTGATTGTCTCTCAATAAAacatcttgaccaaaaaaaaattgtgagtaaaacataaatgttgattgagtatgaaaaatgaaaattaaatattgttaGAATGATCAAGTATGATGATGCACATGATTATTAATAAGACATAAAgagttactcttggagtcaaaatatcccttccctatatatatatatatatatatatatatatatgtgtgtgttttttttttttttaatatatctactgattttttttgttccCTACCCCTTAATACTAATACGATATGAAATTCTGGCACGTGGAAAAGATGTTATACACGATGTTAAGAAGGATGTCAAGACATCGTGATAACCTAGataacaaacaacaaacataaaaataaaagcagGAAGTAAAACAGGACAAGTagtttgttaacccagttcggtgcaACTTCACCTACGTCTGGAGGCTACAAAGTTAGGAAGAAAATTCACTATAGCAGTATTAATTTGAAGCATACATAAAAACTATCTTCAGTCTACCAGCTTCTCACTTAATCACCACCCGTGCAATTTCTATCTAAGACTCTTCCTAGATATGAGATCCCCTACTCACTTTCTCTCAATCACAATCCCAGTGATCGACTCAATAGAAAAAGACAATAATTGAGACACTCTCCTTAACAGAAAAATCACGCATACACTTAAAATGACGAAGACGGGCACAATAGACACCTTTAAAAAATAGATTACGTTGAAATATGTGTTTTAATATACGTGTCTATATGTGTTTTAATATATGTGTCTATAtgaaaaactatatattaatctattctatacaaacaaaaaaaaacaaagtgaagTATATATGTGTTAGTGCAGTGGAAAAGACGGACAGACGAGCACGTGAGTGTCAGTCTGAAAGCtagtatatataaagaaagaactGTGCAAGATACACCAACAGAACCGTCAAAAGACCCCAAAGCtaacaccccccccccccccaataaACAAGACGGGAAAGAAACACTGGGAGGCCCAAAAGAACACCAAAAAGCTCAAACAAAGATAAAAATCTCCtaacaaaataacatcaaaCAACACAAACCACCAACAAACAAAACACCTGCAGAAACAGAAAAGGAGGAACAAAGGAACATCCTAGTGTTAGAGATGAGTGAGAGCTTGTCTTGTTAGGTGTTGGAGGAAAAATGACAACTTTTCATCTTGTTATGTGCTGAGTGACATATTGTCTTATTTGAGTTTCTCTTACCGTCAATGTTTCTTGTGATGATACCTTCTTTTGCTTgtttgatgaagaaaatgagaaCGAGGGAAGAAATTGTTTGTCTTAACAAGAAACTGAGGGATAGtagaagggagaaaagtcagGTGCGTTTATTAATATCATGTGTGTTTTTTGAAACGGTGTAATACAATGCCATAATATGTAGTCCATTTCTTGTGTTTTAGTAACATttctaacataaaaaaaaataaaaaataaataaatcatcaatttaatctctaaattatcaCTATCTCACAAATTTCGTAAAAATATGTAATAAGTAAtccataaactatttttaattcatGAAAATTCTGTCTAACCCTATAATTACTCCACACGGTAGGTAATCTCGATCATTGAAAAGAAATCTATCGATTATTTCCGCGTTGCAAATTCACATATTTTGAGTCTTAATCGTTGATTCATGATCGGGGACAATCCACAACTATTATTGCGTGGAATCCATTTCATTTCACCTATGATCGTAGTAAGCTAAGTTAATAGAATAAAAATTGGTTTCTTTcttaaaattgaattgaatagttTTAAAGAAACCAAAACGACTTGGAAGCTGACAAAAACGACACAATGCCAATCTACCACCATATTCAAAAGTTCACACATTCATCTCCTAAAAAGACAACTTCTACTTATTCCCCACTCCTCAGTTTCCGCTTTTAACCacaacaaaaccaaaatgaaactTTCAGAGAAAACCAACAACTATTATTACATTCTCTCCATATTCATCATCCTCATTGCATTCCTCATCAACAATGCAAATTGTATCAGGTTCCCGGATCGGGTCGCTCAACCCGCCCGAGAACAACCCGATCAACAACGCTTGCAAACCGCGGTATTCGCTCTCGGAAGTTTCTGGAGATCTGAAGCTGTGTTCGGGTGTTTACCTGGTGTTGTGAGGACCACGGTGGGTTATTCCGGTGGATCTAAACCTAATCCTGAATATCGTAGTTTTGGTGATCACGCTGAATCCGTTCAGGTTCTTGTTTTCAAcaatctctttttatttttatcaattttaccgaaattattatatttctttATGTTGCGTATGTGCATTCTAAGTAAATAGCCTAATTAAGTGCTTATTGAATAaatgtttatgtataagctatttctataatcaTAAAGAAATTAGGATTGATCTGTTGAAATGAGTATTGAGTAGAGAGCAAGTTGTGGACCTGTCATAAGCTAATCCTATAAGCTCGCTGAAATGCGTTGATTATGTTAGTTGGTTAGACCAGCTGATCCATGCGCACCCTTGGTAAAATTGATTATAAGTCTGAAGAGATTTTGAAAAGGTTGAGGTGAAGAACCTGATGACAACTTATGCAagaagttttttatttaaaagactCATCATTGCAAGATCCTTTAAATAAGTTGTTCATAAGGTAATCCACAACCCGAACACATCCATAGTAAAAATCATTACAAGTctgaagaaattttaaaaaagttgaaataaagagcctaataatttttaaaggctCCGCATTGCAAGATCCTTCAATAATTTTTCCCTAACTATTTTGTTGAGAAGTGTATCTAAATAGGCTCTTTTGTCCTAGCCCCTAGGTATATTTTAGAAAGTTTGGTTTTTCTTGCTCTTGGATTGTATTTGGGTTGCCAAGCTAATTATATTTAACActgaaacaaaattaaatatctaAAGAACGCCATGGTCCTGACAAAGTTCATAAAGGGTGCCATTTTCAGGCACCCTTTATGAATGTTTGGAGAAGTTTTGCATGCTTCTTTTATCACCTGGATTGACATGTACAGTCCTAGGCTTTTATAAAACATGGAATGATCATGTTTTGGGAATAATTTATGGTTGGCAGTTCACGTCTTGGATGGAAATGACTGTGATATTTGTTAAGTGATTTGAAATCACTAGGTCCATGAAAAGGCCAGGTTTTGTTTAACTATTCATTCAATAAAGGTAACAGTGAAACATGCTTCACCAAAATGCAGTGGCCTTGATTCTGGAATTCATGTAAAGCAGACTACtgctatatttaattttttgatatttttttgttatattcaaCTTGTGGTGTCGTTTTCTTTTATACCGTGGAAAAGCTAAATTCACTAACCATCTTACATCTTATAATCTAATATAACTTTGTTGGTTTACTGATATGATGAGTTGAACTTGgatgtttttattgattttgcCATTATGGTTTGCTAATACATTGCAGGTTGAGTATGATCCACGGTTAATTAGTTTTGGGGAACTACTTGATATTTTTTGGTCTAGTCATGACCCCAGGCAGGTGTTTGGCCAAGGTCCTGATGTGGGTAATCAGTACAGGTAGGAGTATGATGCCAGCTGCACTGCTGCAGTTCTTTGTGATATTCCTTCATATTCAATCTCATGCCATGTGATAAGTACTGAACAACACTATACTTACATTCTGACAgatctattatttttgttaatggaACTGAAGAATCAAGAATGGCTTCTGTCAGCAAAGAACAGGAGCAAACCAGGTCAAGAAGCAGCATTGTGACTACTCAAATTCTGCAACTGGGAACATTTCATCCGGCAGAGCCTGAGCACCAGGTTTGATTTTCCAAAATAATGTTTAATGTATAAGGGACGTAAGATAAGCATTTTCTCCTATGTTTGCATAGATCTGGGTACAAGTAACCGATAAAATGCAGTATTTCTTGATTCAATAAAAGCCAAAAGGGGGTGACACAGGGTTACAGAGAGATATGTAAAAAACACACTCATAATCCTAAATGGAATGAACTTATAATCATGGAATCGATTCGATCATCAGATTATAAGTTCATAACCTTAACCCATTCCCTTTTTGGGCGGAACATATCTTCTAAATTCTTTAATTACAGTTAGTACGATAAGAATTCAACTAAGAAATGGATTTTAGAAGCTAAAAAAGGGTATCCTGAGCAATTTCAATAATGGGGTTCAGTAATAGTAATACagtgattttgtcaaaatttgAAGATATAGGTGCAACAGTTCATATTGAATAATACTTCAATATGTTTCTCAGTGTATTCAAGTAACATTATTTTGAGGACAGTGGGCATCCATGGCCCACACAAGACTAAGGACTATGCCAAAATATGAATGCCGCTGCCGTAGTATTGATTGAATATTGGTATTGGATACGAATACACCACCAATTTTGGTTTAGACGTGCATTATAGATATGCAACCGCCCATATTCTTTGTCATAGGCCTACCCTAAACCTTGAGTCACTGAGGGCAGAATATACAAACCGTGGGTCAGTAGGTtcaaatatactccctccattttttatcttttgatgttttagctcTTGGCACAAGTCTTAAGGAGTAATTAAAGCATAGAAATATTTGtatgttttggactaaaatgtccttatttatgattaaattcacatgtgataagCCAAAGGTCGCAACTCCTTAATAGTTTATGGTGTGTTTTCCAACAAGGGTAAACttgggaaaaaaatattaaatatactaaaacatcaaatattttggaatatagttgaagttctaaaacatcaaaagaaaaaaaatgaagggagTATATAAACTGAGGAAGTAAAATGCAAAAATGTAGATTTTACTAGTAATTTTCTGTCAATAAAGATTTTAGTTGCGAGTTTTTAAAAATGATGGGTGCACTTGCACTTCCTCACTGTAATGCAGGTCTGCCATTATTCTTGGTATTGAGGACAATTCTATTTGGATTCATGATGCTTTGCTTGTATTTGTGACTTTTTAGAGCATTAAATCCACCTGTTTGTGTTGTGCATTCAAAAACGGTGGAACTATTACTTCTTGTTATGATTTTTTAGGTCAGCTACtgctcattttttattaaaacaagaTATGAAGCATGAGGattaaatgcaaaaataaaaaaagcatgaggattaattaaataaaaaatgttttttaaataagatACAAAGAAAAAGcctttagaaataaaaaaagtgttctGGTTCTTTTAGCAAAAGTTAAAATAGTTACTTTGGAATCAACTTTCCCTGAGCTTTAACTTATTTGGCCCTAAATTgtacattaattaattgatttgtcATTGTGGCAAAAAACCATCTATGTACGAATGAAAATTGAATCCATTTTTTTGTCTAATTGTTGAAGATTTCAGAAAGTTCGATTTTTTGTAGGTCAAAAAGGTGCTTGTCAAAGACATAGGTTAGATCACTGACCGACATTACATGTTGTGTTTCTAAATATGCAGAAATTTGAACTCAAGCAAAATACCTTCCTTCTTCAGCTAATTGGGAACCTGCCTGAAGAGGAGCTCGAGAGATCAAACCTGGCAACAAAACTGAATGGATATGTAGCTGAGCTTTGCCCTCCAAATATCCAAAAGCAAATTGATGCAAAGATCAACGAGATTTTAAAAAAGGGTTGGCCGATTTTAAGGGAATTGTAATCGGCCTTTAAGGGATTGCTCATATTCATATTGCCATTCTGTGGCCATCATGCTCAGTGTATCTATAGGCTTGGTTCAAGAGCTTGTAATGTATCAGTTACATGGCTCGAAATACCAGAAAGAAAATTAGGCACATGGTTTTTGCACGGTCCGTATATGATTATACTACTCTGTTGTAATTATTGTAACAGCGATCGAACTCGAGTCCCACTCACCCTGTGAAgaagaaacattttttatttgtgagCTCTTAAATTTCATTTCTAATTTGCCATATGATAACTACATTTGAGGAACTTGTAAACCCAGCTTGCCATTCATCAAGCTGAAGAACTAATTAAATTACGTTCATACTTGTTAGATTCTTGTGAGTTCTAACGTTTTTTAagcatttatttatataatatagcAATAGCAATTACTTGAAGTTTTCTATAATTTGtcttaattatttatgaaaccTCACTTGGaataaaatatttcacatattttatctGCATAAATTGTTCATATATTTGtagaatttaattaatatactcTGTCAACGTATAATTACTTTAGACATGTATCTAATGATGTATTATCTtgtcaattaatgaatatgaaaacacATGAGTTGTCATATTCATTGACGTGCCAACATGGATGCGTAAATTATTGTACAATAACACAATATACTAATTATTCATATGTGTATTAATGTAAATAAGAATTTAACTAGGAAACTCCTCTATTagtgtataattattttacacgTACATCAATGATGTGTTACAGACACATGAGCtgtcatattcattaattgaaGTGACAACATATCattgtataaatataaatacgtAAAGTAATTATAGTATagtaattaaattttgtaaatacttctttaaaactaaattaaactccacaaataatactataaatatagagcaatgatatttgtacatccattacatgacaactttgtttttctctcttcttattggtcaaaaacaatggagagagaaaaatgaagagataggaccatcatgtgagtatgagagagaaagttgtacaaaagttgtcacaaattggTTGTACAGATATCATCTCTCATAAATatattgtgatttatttttggtaATCTAATTTAAGCATTTTGTTACAAGAGAAAAGACAAGCGATGATAGACACCACTCATACTATCTGCGTGAGCAACAAGCGAAGGAtcaagcaaaatcaacaaatcactAGTAGACCTTGTTCTATGACTAAATAGTCACCGCTCATATTTCCCTCCATAAGAATGTGACATAGTTAAAACTCTCAATGCTTAACTATGATCTTTCttataatgattatttcatttccaTACCGATTAGGAGAGACATTTGCATGTTGTATCAAATGAATAGTATGCATATAATTAGTATAAAGAACAATGTCTTTCAAAGCTTGGTCCCAACAAGTTTGAATCATGTGCATCAAAGCATTTATGCATATTGAACAATTTTTAAACATGCACACTtgatatttattgtagagaaaaataaataaataaattatgggtTTGTTTAACATGAGCAACATTGCAaatgttaaaacaactaatagtagtaactttttcttagaaaacaacatttatatattcaaaagttttatatttaatattaaatgtgtaaatttcaatataaaatttctattttaaacttattaacatatgcaaatttgcacacgatagaaaaatcataaattattacTAAGTATTGGTGACAATTAAAGGTGGGGACAATTTGAAATCACATAGGCTACATTCATCCTGAAccacaagattcaactaaaacgAACGATCCAGATAACCTCTCGACTCTATAAATAGCTAAATACTAAGCAGATTCGCGAGTTAACTGAGTTTCATTACACAGTGACGGCGAAGATAGATTCCGATcggaagagaaagaaaacatcAATTTCGTCGGCGACGGCGGAAGAAGAAAACcgaaacaagaagaagaaagaagcgAAAATGTCTTCATCTCGCGGCGGCGCTGAGGTTAGGGCTTCACACATACTGATTAAACACGAAGGTTCTAGAAGAAAAGCTTCGTGGAAAGATCCAGAAGGTTACGTCATCAAGAACACTACTCGTGAAAGTGCCGTTGCTATTCTTACTTCAATGAAAGAGGATATCCTTACTGGTAAGGCCAAATTTGAGGATCTTGCTTCGAGGTATTCTGATTGTAGCTCTGCTAAACGCGGTGGCGATCTTGGTAAGCAAGTTTCAGATTCTTGATATTCGTTTGTGTGAATGTGTTTTTGAATTCGATTTTTAGTGAATTATGTTAACCCTAGGGTAGTTGAACGAGTTTATTTAGTTATTGTGTTACTGTTATTGATGGATTTGTTGAATGTGAATATGTTATAAGAATTTATCTTAGTTAATTGAAATTAGTAAAAATTGTGAGCTGAGGAGTGTTTTGCTTCTATGAAGCACGACACTGACAATCGACACtgataaaaatatgaagaagaaaaaaaagaattaattgaACGAAATCACATTTGTCGGGTTGTATGAGTGTCTTCGAAATAGAAGCTAAAGTGGTGGTATAATGTCACTGCTATTGTTCGGTGATACAATATTTGGTGCAAAATGTTGTCATATTGTGGCTGTAGTGTTGCTATAGCATTTAGTGTAGCATAGCTTGCACAAATTGCTATTTTACGCGATCCAAAATTGACAATACTGGTTTGGTTGTTATTTGAGGGATTTGTTTTTGCTTGGTGAAAAAAGAACATAATAAGAATTAAGAGTGGAGGAGCCTGGTTCATTTCTGTTATTTATGTTGGTTGTAATTTACTAGAAAGTAATGGTTTGGATTTTATTCTGCCTAAGAAGAATAGCTACAAGATTATGATTGTCGTAAGGATCTTAATTTGATTAGAGTTGTGATGGTAGCTTATTTCTTGTGCATCCTATCAAGCAACTtacaaatttcttttcaaaGTAATTTGGTCTTCTATACAAGTTTAAACAATTTTAGCCCCAGGAGTGCTGCCTTTCCCCTGATGTTTCTTAAGCATCCCTtaagtttttttgttactttCTAAATAATCTAATTGAAGAATTTATTTTTGCAATCCTAAACATTACATTCTAGTTCCATCCTTCTACCAATGGTAGCTAAATAATTCACATTTCATGTCATTGTGAATTCTAATAATTATTGTAAACTGCAATGACTGAACAATATGTTGTGATGGAATATTTGTTGGACTTCTTGATGTTTCTGTGGTCTAATGTAAGCTAGCATTAGCTTTAGGCAAATACAATATTGTTGGAATGTGAATTAAAGAGCTATAATTCAAATGTCCATTAATACAGCTGATCTTTCAATTTGTGTGAAACTGAAAATTTGGTTATGAAGATAACAGTGTCTTCATGAAATCAAATTCCTAGACCTCCCAAAAGAAATGCTAGTAACATACACTCAACATATTATTTTCAACTCACTctcttccaatgattggatATTAAGATGAGTCCGACCAAATTTATTTGAGACCCATTTGAATTTTAATCAATACAAGGGAGTGTGTTGAGAAGAGTGTTTATATAATGTGTTGCTAGCACCCCTCTAATCCTAAAGGATCTATTACACATTCAATCATTGCTTTCATATATAGAGTGAAATATatgcataatattttttaacaacaaatattttttcagtTGAACTAATATGGTCTTTTTTGGCTGTAAGGTTCTTTTGGTCGTGGCCAGATGCAGAAGCCTTTCGAAGATGCAACTTATGCTCTCCAAGTTGGTGAAATTAGTGACATTGTGGATAGTGACAGTGGATCCCACATAATCAAGAGAACAAATTGATTATTACACGGAGTAATCTTCCTTTTAGAGTGAACTGTAGCATTTAGAGATGATTGCTGTGATTGTTGTTCAGCTCAAAatatgttgatatattgataattTAGTCATGGCAGAGCCATGTGTTTTTTTGATAATACGTTGTTTTAACAAGAATTAAAAAACTGTATCTGTATGcttgtaattttgaaaaatattcatgGGGTTTGTACTCTGGCAGGATCCTGTCAGTGAATTTTATCACTACCAATTATGAACACGTTACCTTGTTACCTATGATATGCATATAGTCTGAGATTGTTTACCTGCAAGAACCACCAGAAGCATCGTGCCTCCATGTAACTTGATAGATGGATGCATGTGGTgattgcttatgttattatatgaaTGGTTGATGTGCAATAATGAATGGTCTATgcttagttattataattataactcACAATGTTAGCTTTTTAAAGGTTTGTGAATTATTTATAGGGAAAAAGCTTAAGTGCACGACAGTATTTTCGTTGCACACGCacggattagtttttttttttattgtcatttgagtttttcttcatttttatttgggtACAGTATCACATACATGTTTATTTACTAGAATTTGAGAAATCGTATACACCTCTCTCTCTTGTGGTGGGTGTTTTTTCATATATCACTTTAGCTTTTCATTGCCTCTTCAATGATGCGTCAAGCAGTGGATATATATTGGAGTATACAATTCAAGCATGTTTTCACTTCTCTAAGTGTTTATTTTACATTGGTGtgtcttttattttgaaaaaattataagctAGCATCCAATAAGATAGAATCTAACATGTATATCAATATGTTGTGCAGTTCGTGTGCATATTATCTCGTACCATATAGCAAGGCTCTATTTATAGATAGGAAATTGggcattgattaatgttattacaatgagttgttgttgtgtaAGAGGATGTTAAAACTTGTATTGATATAGACTAATCCCTCTGTTTCGAATCTGTGGTAGTTTAagcattttattctattttgtaAGAATGAATTTAACATGTGAGAAGCAAACATATGATACTGAATGGAAGTATATTCTGAATGGTTTTTTTTACGTGAATACTTCCATTCAggcaaacaattattttttttttattttgaatcttTAGAGTGTTTCCTAGGCATTtgtttaaggactaaacttatgTTTATGGTGGATTGTCTCGTTTATCGGATTGCGTTTCCCTGCTCTTTAtgggttttttttattgaaattaaaggtaggctaaaataaataaagggcatattttaataataaattaaacttatgttattttttgtatttacaCAACAATGCTTATATTTAAGGTAGGCTAAAAAAATATGCCCTAAACCTCTCTTTATGGGTTTTTATTAAacttatgttattttttgtatttacaCAATGCTTAtatttaagtttagtccttgtaattgttcaaaaaaaaaaagtttagtccTTGTAACTTTTTCCTTCTAAATCTCCACTTATATTTAACTCAGTTTTAAATGACTTTATAAGTCAATTTTTGAAGTGATTTATATTGTTATGAGTTGGCATTTGGAGGGTATTTTAAATCGAGGCATTTGGAGGGCATTTTAAATCGATAATGCAAAGGACTTAAATGTTAATTCAATTGTAATCCTACTGGATTAGATATCTTCAGCCTTGAGTGAGAGTGGTGATGGAAGGGACATACTTGGGTAACGTGACAACTCCTTCCGTCAAAAGGAGGCAATGTACTTACAAACACTATGACGATCAATTAAGaatgtttatatttaaattgaaagatgTATGACCATGGTACGATCTCTTGAATTTTGAAACCTTTAATTGAGCTCTAGAATGATTCAATATTCTTCATCATCATGTAGGAGAGGTGAGGATCGTTAGTTTGTGCAAGAATTTCGTCGGTCTCAATTTTGAGCTCATCTTCCTCATCATTTAGTGAGAGATGCTATATTGTTGGTTTCAAGAGAAGTACTCACAGGGAGAGAACACTAGGAACTTCTCACAGGGAGAGAATGCAACACTACcatgactttttttaataaaaaatattgaagttgaaaaattattattattcaatgtaGCAGTAATTATT from Medicago truncatula cultivar Jemalong A17 chromosome 8, MtrunA17r5.0-ANR, whole genome shotgun sequence includes the following:
- the LOC11409696 gene encoding peptide methionine sulfoxide reductase A5, yielding MKLSEKTNNYYYILSIFIILIAFLINNANCIRFPDRVAQPAREQPDQQRLQTAVFALGSFWRSEAVFGCLPGVVRTTVGYSGGSKPNPEYRSFGDHAESVQVEYDPRLISFGELLDIFWSSHDPRQVFGQGPDVGNQYRSIIFVNGTEESRMASVSKEQEQTRSRSSIVTTQILQLGTFHPAEPEHQKFELKQNTFLLQLIGNLPEEELERSNLATKLNGYVAELCPPNIQKQIDAKINEILKKGWPILREL
- the LOC11422570 gene encoding peptidyl-prolyl cis-trans isomerase Pin1, with the translated sequence MSSSRGGAEVRASHILIKHEGSRRKASWKDPEGYVIKNTTRESAVAILTSMKEDILTGKAKFEDLASRYSDCSSAKRGGDLGSFGRGQMQKPFEDATYALQVGEISDIVDSDSGSHIIKRTN